CCGGCAGTCGGCACCATTCTTCAGAGTACTTTGCTTCTAGCAATTTTAGTAAGACTATTTCACTATTCATAGTTTTACACCTTAGGTGGGGTTGGGGAGCGGTCAAACCCAACAGACTGTAAATCTGTCGCGAAAGCTTCGAAGGTTCGAATCCTTCCCCCACCACCATTTTCTAGCAGTATTTTCAAAAACATGTTCAAGTGTTAATCTACCAAGATCAGCGATGCTATCAACCCTAATTGCCTATTAGCTAAAAAGAATGCTATCAGGCACTTTTAGGTCATTATGCATAAGATGTTTTTTATAAGCATATTGGTAGTGTAAGCAAGCATTGATTTGCGGGTGTGGTTTAATGGTAGAACCTCAGCCTTCCAAGCTGATGGCGCGGGTTCGATTCCCGCCACCCGCTCCAACTTATCAACACAATAGCTTGGCAAAAGATCGCAAAAACTTAGTCGCACCATATAAATAGTTCATTATGCTCATATAGCTCAGCGGTAGAGCACTCCCTTGGTAAGGGAGAGGTCTCGAGTTCAATTCTCGATATGAGCTCCACTATTTAAGTTGCATTAAGTTCGGTCTATATACGGTAGTTGAGTTAAGTAACGTTAAACGAACAAAATTGGTTTTAGCAATTAACTAAAAGCCATTTGCTTTTATTGAACATCTTTTTATATTTTATAAGTTTGGTTTAATTGAGCTGGTCTGACTGAGTTAATTAATAGGTGATTATTTTTAAATCAAAATATCTACAAGGGCTGACAATGACCTTGAACCAAATGACAGCAGTAATGAGATAATTATTTGATAGGCAGCACTTCGTGTTGCCTTTTAGTGTTGTCATAAACTAAATCCTATTATGCTCAGTAGTTAGACATTTAGCACAACCGATCATTATAAATAATAAAGTAATAACAATTGAGAAGACAGCAGTAGCTAGACAATCAGCTTGCCGCTTCTAATAAGCAAACACAGTTTGTGATAACCTGGTAATACTATTTGTTTTAGTAAACCCATAATAAAGAGGATAGACACATGGCAAAGGCCAAGTTCGAACGAAGCAAGCCGCACGTAAACGTCGGTACAATTGGTCACGTTGACCACGGTAAAACTACTTTAACGGCAGCTATCGCAACAGTAGCAGCTAAAACTTCTGGCGGCGAAGCCAAAGACTATGCTGCAATTGACTCAGCACCAGAAGAAAAAGCACGTGGTATTACAATTAACACCTCACACATCGAGTATGACACTGAAGCACGTCACTACGCACACGTAGACTGCCCAGGTCACGCTGACTATGTTAAAAACATGATTACTGGTGCAGCACAGATGGACGGCGCTATCCTAGTAGTATCAGCTACTGATGGCCCAATGCCACAAACTCGTGAGCACATCCTACTATCACGTCAGGTTGGTGTACCATACATCATCGTATTCATGAACAAATGTGACATGGTAGATGACGAAGAGCTACTAGAACTAGTAGAAATGGAAGTACGTGAATTACTATCAGACTACGACTTCCCAGGTGATGACACGCCAATCATCAAAGGTTCAGCTCTAGAAGCCCTAAACGGCAATGACGGCAAATACGGTGAGCCAGCAGTAGTAGAACTACTACAAACTCTAGACACTTACATCCCAGAGCCAGAGCGTGACGTAGATAAGCCATTCCTAATGCCTATCGAAGACGTATTCTCAATCTCTGGTCGTGGTACCGTTGTAACTGGTCGTGTTGAATCAGGTATCATCAAAGTTGGTGACGAGATCGAAATCGTTGGTATCAAAGACACAGTGAAAACCACTTGTACTGGTATCGAGATGTTCCGTAAGTTACTAGACGAAGGTCGTGCTGGTGAGAACTGTGGTGTACTACTACGTGGTACTAAGCGTGAAGACGTACAACGTGGCCAAGTACTAGCTAAGCCAGGTTCAATCACGCCACACACTAACTTCGACGCAGAAGTATACGTACTATCAAAAGAAGAAGGTGGTCGTCACACTCCATTCCTAAATGGTTACCGTCCACAGTTCTACTTCCGTACTACTGACGTAACGGGTGCTATCTCATTACAAGAAGGTACTGAAATGGTAATGCCAGGCGATAACGTTGAGATGAGCGTAGAGCTAATCCACCCAATCGCTATGGACAAAGGTTTACGTTTCGCGATTCGCGAAGGTGGCCGTACTGTAGGTGCTGGTGTTGTTGCTAACGTTAAAGACTAATATTTATTAGTTGTTAGCTACGCATTAAGCGAAAAAGACCGTCTCATTGAGGCGGTCTTTTTTTATGTGCTAAATCGTATTGATAAAGAGTATATTGATAAAAAGACAGTATGAGTAGTTAGCTTATACTTAATATGTCGTTATAAATATAAAGAAGTTATTTTCCCTTAAGCGCAGTTTATTGAGTTATTTAAAATTGAGTCATTAGATCTGCTAGGTGACTTAGCATGACATTTAATTAGCATGTGATTTAAATAATTCATTAAAAAAAGCAACTATTGCATTAAAAAAGTGATGCTTAAGGTTTGAAAATAAAGCGTCAATTGATTACAATAGCGGCGATTATTAGCAATTAACACAATATCAACTTTGTGAGAGCAACAAGGCTTGCATTCCACAAAAAAGATTGTATAATAGTCAACCTTAACTATAGGCGATTGGCTCAATTGGTAGAGCATCGGTTTCCAAAACCGAGGGTTGGGGGTTCGAGTCCCTCATCGCCTGCCATATATTTAACTGTCTTAGCTGCACTAGCAAGCACTCTTCTTTTACCATACAGATAGGCGGTTATTAACTCTATCGTCTAATTCGTAAGGCAATTCAATTATGAGCAACCAACAGGATAACCTAGATAACAAGTTATCTGACGCGAAGCAGAGCGCTCATAAAACGCCAGGTAATAGTGTTACTAGTAGTAATAAAAGCGCAGTAGAAGTTGCAAAAACCCGCTCTCCAAAAGATATGGCGCTGTGGGCTATTGCATTTGCCGCTTTGATTGGCGCAACCTTAGTGAACTATAAATTACCAGGTATTTGGCAGCCAGCCAACGACATCTGGGTTCGCATTGGGATTATCGCCTCATTAGTGGTTCTATCTATTATTTGTTTGGCACTGACCAATCAAGGGCGTAGCTTTAAGGTATTACTTAAAGATGCCAGTATTGAATTACGTCGTGTAACTTGGCCAAGTAAGAATGAAACCATTCAGTACACCTGGCAGTCGTTATTAGTGATTGGTATCGTCGCTGTCATTGTTTGGTTATTAGATAACTTCTTTAATTGGTTGGTCGGTTTATTCATCGGCTAATAACAGATAACAAAAATTGTAAGGGCTGGGCTTTATATATCATTATATTAAGCATCACAGCCTGTTTTTTTAATTAGTAGTCGTTTGATTGACGTCATGGAGAAACATATGCGCTGGTATATCGTGCAAGCATTTTCAGGATATGAAAAGCAAGTCCAACGCTATTTGACGGATCGTATCAATCGCAGTGATTTTGCTGATAAATTCGGTGAGGTTTTGGTACCAACCGAAGAAGTCGTTGAAATGAAAGACGGCAAAAAGCGTAAAAGTGAGCGTAAATTCTTTCCGGGTTATGTATTGATTGAAATGGAAATGAATGATGATACGTGGCACATTGTGAATGATTGCCCACGTATTACTGGTTTTATTGGTGGTACACCAGAAAACCCAGCGCCGATTACAAAAGTTGAAGCGGATCGTATTTTAAATCGTCTGAAACAAACTGAAGAAGCGCCACGTCCTAAAACACTGTTTGAACCAGGTGAAGAAGTTCTGGTTATTGATGGACCGTTTACAGACTTTAAAGGTTTGGTTGAAAAGGTCGATTACGAAAAGTCTAAATTACAGTTAACAGTAAACGTATTTAACAGACCAACTCAGGTCGAATTAGAGTTTAGTAAGGTTGAAAAACTAAGCTAAGCATTTTAACCCCCGGGGAGCGGAGTGCTCTGCTTATTAACTTGCTTTCGTTAAATTAGTAAGTATGAGTAGCAAGCGTTATCACCCGTAAAGGAGAAAATCTCATGGCTAAGAAGATTGATGGTTACATCAAACTGCAAGTGCCTGCTGGCAAAGCAAACCCTTCACCACCAATTGGTCCTGCATTAGGTCAAAAAGGTGTGAACATCATGGCATTCTGTAAAGAGTTCAACGCTGCAACTGCTAGCATGGAACCAGGTCTGCCAATTCCTACTGAAATCACAGTGTACGCTGATAAATCATTTACATTTATCATGAAGTCACCACCTGCTGCCTTCTTGTTGCGTAAAGCAGCTGGTATCGCAAAAGGTTCTGGTGTACCAAACACGACTAAAGTAGGTAAAGTTACTCGTGCCCAGCTTGAAGAAATCGTTCAGACTAAACAAGCTGATTTAACTGCTGCTGATTTGGATGCTGCTGTACGTACCATTGCTGGTACTGCGCGTTCAATGGGCATCGATGTGGAGGGTGTGTAAATGAGTAAACTTACTAAACGTCAAAAATTGATCGCTGAGCGTGTAGAAAACGAAAAATTATACACTCTTGAAGAAGCGGTACAAATTTTAAACGAATTACCACCTCTTAAATTTAAAGAGTCTGTTGATATCTCTATTAACCTAGGTGTTGATCCACGTAA
Above is a window of Psychrobacter sp. FDAARGOS_221 DNA encoding:
- the tuf gene encoding elongation factor Tu — translated: MAKAKFERSKPHVNVGTIGHVDHGKTTLTAAIATVAAKTSGGEAKDYAAIDSAPEEKARGITINTSHIEYDTEARHYAHVDCPGHADYVKNMITGAAQMDGAILVVSATDGPMPQTREHILLSRQVGVPYIIVFMNKCDMVDDEELLELVEMEVRELLSDYDFPGDDTPIIKGSALEALNGNDGKYGEPAVVELLQTLDTYIPEPERDVDKPFLMPIEDVFSISGRGTVVTGRVESGIIKVGDEIEIVGIKDTVKTTCTGIEMFRKLLDEGRAGENCGVLLRGTKREDVQRGQVLAKPGSITPHTNFDAEVYVLSKEEGGRHTPFLNGYRPQFYFRTTDVTGAISLQEGTEMVMPGDNVEMSVELIHPIAMDKGLRFAIREGGRTVGAGVVANVKD
- the secE gene encoding preprotein translocase subunit SecE, with protein sequence MSNQQDNLDNKLSDAKQSAHKTPGNSVTSSNKSAVEVAKTRSPKDMALWAIAFAALIGATLVNYKLPGIWQPANDIWVRIGIIASLVVLSIICLALTNQGRSFKVLLKDASIELRRVTWPSKNETIQYTWQSLLVIGIVAVIVWLLDNFFNWLVGLFIG
- the nusG gene encoding transcription termination/antitermination protein NusG, whose protein sequence is MRWYIVQAFSGYEKQVQRYLTDRINRSDFADKFGEVLVPTEEVVEMKDGKKRKSERKFFPGYVLIEMEMNDDTWHIVNDCPRITGFIGGTPENPAPITKVEADRILNRLKQTEEAPRPKTLFEPGEEVLVIDGPFTDFKGLVEKVDYEKSKLQLTVNVFNRPTQVELEFSKVEKLS
- the rplK gene encoding 50S ribosomal protein L11 yields the protein MAKKIDGYIKLQVPAGKANPSPPIGPALGQKGVNIMAFCKEFNAATASMEPGLPIPTEITVYADKSFTFIMKSPPAAFLLRKAAGIAKGSGVPNTTKVGKVTRAQLEEIVQTKQADLTAADLDAAVRTIAGTARSMGIDVEGV